From the Daucus carota subsp. sativus chromosome 8, DH1 v3.0, whole genome shotgun sequence genome, one window contains:
- the LOC108198744 gene encoding small polypeptide DEVIL 4 yields the protein MMEKMKMMSNGNSKGASKRRIASKGLGGVLRQQRARLYIIRRCVVMLLCWHE from the coding sequence atgatggagaagatgaagatgatgagcAATGGGAATAGTAAGGGAGCATCCAAGAGAAGGATTGCAAGCAAGGGGCTTGGGGGAGTATTGAGGCAGCAAAGAGCTAGGCTTTATATTATTAGAAGATGTGTAGTCATGCTTCTTTGCTGGCATGAGTGA
- the LOC108197534 gene encoding aspartyl protease family protein 2 translates to MSIFLISLLILIHLSPSSPAASDDQYHLKLPLLHKPPFPTNPTQSLSSDLLRLSTLHKKSPQLPLTSGASTGSGQYFVDLRIGTPPQRLLLVADTGSDLVWVQCSACRNCSNHPPNTSFFPRHSSTFSPHHCFDASCKLIPHPRHVACNHTRRHSPCRYEYSYSDGSLTSGFFSRETTTFNTSSGNVVKHSKLAFGCGFNLSGPSVTGPSFNGAHGVIGLGRRPISLPSQLGRRFGNKFSYCLMDYTLSPPPTSFLLFGNNLAVKKSYTPLVINPLSPTFYYIGIKSVFIEGVKLPISPSTWAIDSFGNGGTIVDSGTTLTFLPDPVYSRILKVFKKLIKLPSPNETTPGFDLCINVSTESRPSLPKMSFKLVGNSVFSPPPSNYFIDTAEDVKCLALQPVGLPSSFSVIGNLMQQGFLFEFDSDRLRLGFSRRGCAGP, encoded by the coding sequence ATGTCCATCTTCTTGATCTCTCTCCTCATCCTCAttcatctctctccctcctcccCCGCCGCCTCCGACGACCAATACCACCTCAAACTCCCCCTCCTCCACAAACCACCATTCCCTACAAACCCTACCCAATCTCTCTCCTCTGACCTCCTCCGTCTCTCCACCCTCCACAAAAAATCCCCACAACTCCCCCTCACCTCCGGCGCATCCACCGGAAGCGGCCAATACTTCGTCGACCTCCGCATAGGCACTCCCCCTCAACGCCTCCTCCTCGTCGCCGACACCGGAAGCGACCTCGTCTGGGTCCAATGCTCCGCCTGCCGCAACTGCTCGAACCACCCACCAAACACCTCTTTTTTCCCACGTCACTCATCCACATTCTCACCTCACCATTGCTTCGACGCCTCATGCAAGCTCATCCCCCACCCTAGACACGTCGCGTGTAACCACACGCGCCGCCATAGCCCATGCAGATACGAGTACTCCTACTCCGACGGATCGTTAACCTCCGGCTTCTTCAGCCGAGAAACCACCACTTTTAATACCAGCTCCGGCAATGTGGTTAAACACAGTAAACTCGCATTCGGATGCGGGTTTAACCTATCCGGGCCAAGCGTTACTGGCCCGAGTTTCAACGGGGCCCACGGCGTAATCGGGTTAGGCCGTCGGCCCATCTCCTTACCCTCACAATTGGGACGAAGATTCGGAAACAAGTTCTCATATTGTCTTATGGATTACACTCTTTCCCCACCTCCCACAAGCTTTTTACTATTCGGTAACAACCTCGCGGTAAAAAAAAGTTACACCCCGTTGGTAATAAACCCTTTATCACCCACATTTTATTACATCGGCATCAAAAGCGTATTTATCGAAGGTGTGAAATTACCAATCAGCCCTTCTACTTGGGCTATTGATAGTTTTGGTAACGGTGGGACCATAGTCGACTCGGGTACCACACTCACATTTTTACCCGACCCGGTTTACAGTCGGATCCTAAAAGTGTTCAAGAAGTTAATTAAGTTACCTAGTCCAAACGAGACAACTCCTGGTTTCGATTTATGTATAAATGTGTCAACCGAGTCAAGACCGAGTTTACCAAAAATGAGTTTTAAACTCGTTGGCAACTCGGTGTTCTCGCCACCTCCGAGTAACTATTTTATTGACACCGCGGAGGATGTGAAATGCCTGGCTTTGCAGCCGGTTGGGCTGCCATCCTCGTTTTCGGTTATCGGAAATTTAATGCAACAGGGTTTTTTGTTCGAGTTCGATTCGGATCGGCTTCGGCTCGGGTTTTCGAGACGAGGGTGTGCAGGGCCATGA
- the LOC108199027 gene encoding transcription factor CYCLOIDEA, with translation MSWISNSIHGDKFYNGSPFVIPQEEEALPFFQNFVSPLYDDTQLFSVPLAADEISNVPLPTVGTEIHQHSSTSKNESSEVKRGGLNKGSVRRSGKKDRHTKIKTARGVRDRRMRLSLQIARKFFDLQDRLGFDKASKTIEWLFSKSKKAINQLSSNGSHLTRMSSSTTSTGQKGSKSLEISEGLTKGKNASGQGECEVSGTKETKKSAKHNAKDLRDKARARARERTWEKKMNRCLEKSNWSLSDQVYSLAQLGPAGNPNPLFDLGQESMSNTSSQDNLSTSQSSIHHHLANMELLGTTTSPSGSVSCSMYGYDHEKNGDLFSGGLDSYSNNLSYLGWDISAECLNPNSTDHFLESSGKIFGYFDQNQVD, from the coding sequence ATGTCCTGGATTAGTAATTCAATTCATGGTGATAAATTTTACAATGGGAGTCCTTTTGTCATACCACAAGAAGAAGAAGCTCTCCCATTCTTCCAGAACTTCGTCTCGCCTCTCTACGATGATACTCAGCTCTTTTCGGTGCCATTGGCAGCTGATGAGATCTCTAATGTGCCTTTGCCTACGGTAGGCACTGAGATTCATCAACATAGCTCAACGTCTAAAAATGAGTCTTCGGAAGTGAAGAGGGGTGGTTTGAACAAAGGCTCGGTGAGGAGGAGTGGGAAAAAGGATAGGCACACCAAGATTAAAACTGCGAGAGGTGTGAGAGACAGAAGAATGAGGCTTTCGTTACAAATTGCTCGAAAGTTCTTCGATCTGCAAGATAGGTTGGGCTTCGATAAGGCTAGCAAAACTATTGAGTGGCTCTTTTCCAAGTCCAAGAAAGCCATTAATCAGCTCAGTAGTAACGGCAGCCATCTTACGCGAATGAGCAGCAGTACTACTAGTACAGGTCAAAAGGGTTCCAAATCGTTAGAAATCTCCGAGGGGCTTACGAAGGGAAAAAATGCATCAGGCCAAGGTGAGTGTGAGGTTTCTGGCACGAAAGAAACGAAGAAATCGGCTAAACATAATGCCAAGGATTTGAGGGACAAGGCAAGAGCAAGAGCGAGGGAGAGAACATGGGAAAAGAAGATGAACAGATGCCTTGAAAAATCAAACTGGAGCTTGTCTGATCAAGTTTACAGCTTGGCCCAATTAGGGCCTGCTGGAAACCCTAATCCCCTCTTTGATTTAGGCCAAGAATCGATGAGTAACACGAGCAGTCAAGACAATTTGTCGACTTCTCAATCATCAATTCATCATCATCTGGCTAACATGGAGCTTCTGGGCACTACCACAAGCCCATCTGGATCGGTATCGTGCTCTATGTATGGGTATGACCATGAGAAAAATGGCGATTTATTCTCGGGTGGATTGGATTCCTATTCCAACAACCTATCTTATCTTGGTTGGGACATTAGTGCTGAATGTTTAAACCCTAACTCTACTGATCATTTCCTGGAGAGTTCCGGCAAAATATTCGGTTACTTTGATCAAAATCAAGTGGACTAG
- the LOC108198552 gene encoding NAC domain-containing protein 22, whose translation MEHPEDKFYDEIVSRLPPGYRFVPEDEELIEKFLKVIIKNPERGRVQGIFIVNLYASPPDELTAAHKPQCEDTWYFFTKRTRKYANGSRPARAAGRGYWKQTNVIDHIFGVDEEKKPAEIGRKITLDYWCKKDKVDWRTDWKMNEYRLYGPKSPDEQCSNAATSKEFDEWSLCRIYKSRGSKQKNKGKQLVLQVEAESSSGTQPIAPQEHNEHFAGEADGNFTEQSAAAASNNQLSIPREQYNGLFPGQFAGGNSTGQSTAAASSNQLSIPREQYNGLYPGHFAGGNFTGQSTTAASNNQLSNPREQYNGLYPGGPGPSSVLQFNNSGAFPNHSNYMANVASGSMNGMHYTSDDLLPENQYTYFMYENAAYVQPLRSLPPNCIPTWPPSDINQSSSSIPDQVTSEEEFDIYFNDLDFITYDDLKKDL comes from the exons ATGGAGCATCCTGAAGATAAATTTTACGACGAAATTGTATCTAGACTTCCCCCGGGCTACAGATTTGTTCCCGAAGACGAGGAGTTGATCGAGAAGTTCTTGAAGGTAATAATCAAAAACCCAGAACGCGGGAGAGTTCAGGGAATTTTTATTGTGAATCTCTATGCCTCACCTCCTGATGAACTCACTG CTGCACACAAGCCGCAATGCGAGGACACCTGGTACTTCTTTACGAAACGGACCCGAAAGTATGCAAACGGAAGTCGCCCTGCTCGTGCTGCTGGTCGTGGCTATTGGAAGCAAACAAACGTTATCGATCATATTTTTGGAGTGGATGAAGAAAAAAAGCCTGCTGAAATTGGTCGAAAAATCACTCTTGATTATTGGTGTAAGAAGGATAAAGTCGATTGGCGCACTGATTGGAAAATGAATGAGTACAGACTGTATGGTCCGAAATCTCCAGATGAACAATGCAGCAATGCTGCAACTTCTAAGGAG TTTGATGAGTGGAGCTTATGCAGAATATACAAAAGCAGAGGTTCGAAACAAAAGAACAAgggtaaacaacttgttctcCAGGTGGAAGCGGAATCAAGCTCAGGTACGCAGCCAATTGCGCCTCAAGAACATAATGAACATTTTGCAGGTGAAGCAGATGGCAATTTTACAGAGCAAAGCGCAGCAGCAGCTTCCAATAACCAACTGTCCATTCCGCGGGAGCAATATAATGGACTCTTTCCGGGACAGTTTGCAGGTGGCAATTCTACAGGGCAAAGCACAGCAGCAGCTTCCAGTAACCAACTGTCCATTCCGCGGGAGCAATATAATGGACTCTATCCGGGACATTTTGCAGGTGGCAATTTTACGGGGCAAAGCACAACAGCAGCTTCCAATAACCAACTGTCCAATCCGCGAGAGCAATATAATGGACTCTATCCGGGAGGACCTGGTCCAAGCTCTGTTCTGCAATTCAACAACAGTGGTGCATTCCCGAATCACTCAAATTATATGGCGAATGTTGCCAGTGGTTCGATGAATGGGATGCACTATACTTCTGATGATCTGCTGCCTGAAAATCAGTATACTTATTTTATGTACGAGAATGCTGCTTATGTTCAGCCCTTAAGGAGTTTACCTCCCAACTGCATACCTACGTGGCCTCCCTCGGATATCAACCAAAGTTCTTCAAGCATTCCGGACCAGGTTACAAGTGAGGAGgagtttgatatttattttaatgatcTGGATTTCATCACATATGATGATTTGAAAAAAGATCTCTGA
- the LOC108198553 gene encoding transcription factor JUNGBRUNNEN 1 has translation MENHHAEQNQLSYHDEDKYYDEIVSRLPPGYRFVPEDEELIEKFLKVIIKNPERGRVQGIFTVNLYASSPDELTAAHKPQCEDTWYFFTKRTRKYANGSRPARAAGYGYWKQTNVVDSINYGVDEQKEPVKIGRKITLDYCYKNNGVESRTDWKMNEYRLDGKKSPDDHCSNAETPVEFDEWSLCRIYKGRGSKQKNKGKQVVLQVEAEPSSGTQAIASEEHNEHFAGEADGNSTGQSTAAASNNQLSIPREQYNGLYAGGPGPSSVQQSTNLQFNNSREWIPNYSHYMANVASGSTNGMHYTSYCLPPEFQENYPVYENAGFVQPLRSLPPNGIPTSSSLDINQNSSSIRDHVTSEEEFGFPFTDVDITFDDFEFEKKNL, from the exons ATGGAGAATCATCATGCCGAACAAAACCAATTATCTTATCACGATGAAGATAAATATTATGACGAAATTGTATCCAGACTTCCTCCGGGCTACAGATTTGTTCCGGAAGACGAGGAGTTGATCGAGAAGTTCTTGAAGGTAATAATCAAAAACCCAGAACGCGGGAGAGTTCAGGGAATTTTTACGGTGAATCTCTATGCCTCATCTCCTGATGAACTTACTG CTGCACACAAGCCGCAATGTGAGGACACCTGGTACTTCTTTACGAAACGGACCCGAAAGTATGCAAACGGAAGTCGCCCTGCTCGTGCTGCTGGTTATGGCTATTGGAAGCAAACAAACGTTGTCGATAGTATTAATTATGGAGTGGATGAACAAAAGGAGCCTGTTAAAATTGGCCGTAAAATCACTCTTGATTATTGCTATAAGAATAATGGTGTCGAGTCGCGCACTGATTGGAAAATGAATGAGTACAGACTGGATGGTAAAAAATCTCCAGATGACCACTGCAGCAATGCTGAAACTCCTGTGGAG TTCGATGAGTGGAGCTTATGCAGAATATACAAAGGCAGAGgttcaaaacaaaaaaacaagggTAAACAAGTTGTTCTCCAGGTGGAAGCGGAACCAAGCTCAGGCACGCAGGCAATTGCTTCTGAAGAACATAATGAACATTTTGCAGGTGAAGCAGATGGCAATTCTACAGGGCAAAGCACCGCAGCAGCTTCCAATAACCAACTGTCCATTCCGCGAGAGCAATATAATGGACTCTACGCGGGAGGACCTGGTCCAAGCTCTGTTCAGCAAAGTACAAATCTGCAATTCAACAACAGTAGGGAATGGATCCCGAATTACTCACATTATATGGCAAATGTAGCCAGTGGTTCGACGAATGGGATGCACTATACTTCTTATTGTCTGCCGCCTGAATTTCAGGAAAATTATCCTGTGTACGAGAATGCTGGTTTTGTTCAGCCCCTGAGGAGTTTGCCTCCCAATGGCATACCTACGTCGTCTTCGTTGGATATCAACCAAAATTCTTCAAGCATTCGAGACCATGTTACAAGTGAGGAGGAGTTTGGTTTTCCTTTTACTGATGTGGATATCACATTTGATGATTTCgagtttgaaaagaaaaatctctgA